In a genomic window of Carassius gibelio isolate Cgi1373 ecotype wild population from Czech Republic chromosome A3, carGib1.2-hapl.c, whole genome shotgun sequence:
- the LOC127954480 gene encoding synaptonemal complex central element protein 2-like, producing the protein MNKLYNAMAQHFFGNSGSMTLQSTPKSGHHHSSKMSDDGFNSTGETLSFVTLNDSNEQQSEDSGISVSKTSTRSSPGNSTMEDAAVLSPPNSQIDEIGKKAQDLIERINERRAMDQHVMNSFEEKLIKKVREMCQQVKEQMFEYYEQHSQGMEASITELSEVLERSSQLSMELQGASQTLAAINKGLQHSTEQ; encoded by the exons atgaacaagttatataatg CCATGGCTCAGCACTTCTTTGGAAATTCAGGCTCTATGACATTGCAGTCAACACCCAAATCTGGCCATCACCATTCTTCAAAG ATGTCAGATGATGGTTTTAACTCGACGGGTGAAACTCTGTCATTTGTTACCCTGAATGACAGCAATGAGCAGCAAAG TGAGGACTCGGGTATCAGTGTTTCAAAAACCTCGACTAGAAGTTCGCCGGGCAACAGTACTATGGAAGATGCAGCAGTATTATCTCCCCCAAATTCACAAATAGATGAGATTGGAAAGAAAGCACAGGACCTTATTGAGAGAATCAATGAGAGACGGGCCATGGACCAACATGTGATGAACAGCTTTGAGGAAAAGCTCATTAAAAAg GTGAGGGAGATGTGTCAGCAGGTGAAGGAGCAGATGTTTGAGTATTATGAGCAGCACAGTCAGGGCATGGAGGCTAGCATCACTGAGCTGTCGGAGGTGCTGGAGAGAAGCAGTCAGCTCAGTATGGAGCTACAGGGAGCCAGTCAAACCCTGGCTGCCATCAATAAAGGCCTGCAGCACAGCACAGAGCAATAG
- the gcdhb gene encoding glutaryl-CoA dehydrogenase b isoform X1, which translates to MALRSVSRLLVNSQRCVLFTASRSQKTSAASPWDAEKSGEKKQVKTAKAQFNWRDALDLEGLLTEEEVMIRDSFRTYCQEKLMPRILMANRNEVFHREIVSEMGELGVLGPTIKGYGCAGTSYVAYGLIAREVERVDSGYRSVMSVQSSLVMHPINAYGTEEQKEKYLPRLARGEILGCFGLTEPNHGSDPGSMETRAKYNPSSRTFTLTGSKTWITNSPVADICVVWAKCEDGKVRGFILERGMKGLSTPKIEGKFSLRASATGMIIMDEVEVPEENLLPKVSGLAGPFGCLNNARYGIAWGALGAAEFCFHAARQYTLDRIQFGVPLARNQLIQKKMADMLTEIAIGLQSCLQLGRLIDEKKAAPEMISMLKRNSCGKALDIARQARDMLGGNGIADEYHIIRHVMNLEAVNTYEGTHDIHALILGRAITGLQSFTVDK; encoded by the exons ATGGCATTAAGGAGTGTGAGTCGCCTGCTTGTGAACAGCCAGAGATGTGTCCTCTTTACAGCTTCCAGATCACAGAAAACTTCTGCAGCTTCTCCATGGG ATGCAGAGAAGTCTGGCGAAAAGAAGCAAGTGAAAACAG CTAAAGCACAGTTTAACTGGCGGGATGCTTTGGACCTGGAAGGTCTCCTGACGGAGGAGGAGGTCATGATTCGTGACTCCTTTCGCACCTACTGCCAGGAGAAACTCATGCCGCGCATCCTGATGGCCAACAGAAATGAAG TTTTCCATCGTGAGATTGTGTCTGAGATGGGGGAACTTGGTGTTTTGGGGCCCACCATTAAAG GTTACGGTTGTGCTGGCACAAGTTACGTGGCGTACGGTCTCATCGCGCGTGAGGTGGAGCGAGTGGACAGCGGCTATCGCTCGGTCATGAGTGTGCAGTCCTCGCTGGTCATGCACCCCATCAATGCTTACGGCACAGAGGAACAGAAGGAGAAATACCTGCCCAGGCTGG CTCGAGGAGAGATTCTAGGTTGTTTTGGATTGACAGAACCAAACCACGGCAGTGACCCGGGCAGCATGGAGACCAGGGCCAAATACAACCCGTCCAGTCGTACCTTCACCCTCACCGGCTCCAAGACATG GATTACCAACTCACCAGTGGCTGACATCTGTGTGGTTTGGGCCAAATGCGAGGATGGGAAGGTACGTGGCTTCATCTTGGAGCGTGGCATGAAGGGTCTGTCCACCCCTAAGATCGAAGGCAAGTTCTCCCTGCGGGCTTCAGCCACGGGCATGATCATCATGGACGAGGTGGAAGTGCCAGAGGAAAACCTGCTGCCCAAAGTTTCAGGACTGGCA GGTCCATTCGGGTGTCTGAATAATGCTCGTTATGGTATTGCTTGGGGGGCTCTGGGAGCCGCAGAGTTTTGTTTCCACGCCGCACGACAGTACACACTGGACAG AATCCAGTTCGGAGTTCCTCTAGCCAGAAACCAGCTGATCCAGAAGAAGATGGCAGACATGTTAACAGAGATCGCCATCGGCCTACAGTCGTGTCTTCAACTGGGCCGACTGATAGATGAGAAGAA AGCGGCACCAGAGATGATATCTATGCTGAAGAGGAACTCCTGCGGTAAAGCCCTGGATATCGCTAGACAAGCCCGAGATATGCTGGGAGGAAACGGCATCGCAGACGAGTATCACATCATTCGTCACGTCATGAACCTGGAAGCCGTCAACACTTATGAAG GTACCCATGATATCCATGCCCTGATCCTGGGCAGAGCCATCACTGGACTGCAGTCTTTCACGGTGGACAAATGA
- the gcdhb gene encoding glutaryl-CoA dehydrogenase b isoform X2, with protein sequence MALRSVSRLLVNSQRCVLFTASRSQKTSAASPWEKSGEKKQVKTAKAQFNWRDALDLEGLLTEEEVMIRDSFRTYCQEKLMPRILMANRNEVFHREIVSEMGELGVLGPTIKGYGCAGTSYVAYGLIAREVERVDSGYRSVMSVQSSLVMHPINAYGTEEQKEKYLPRLARGEILGCFGLTEPNHGSDPGSMETRAKYNPSSRTFTLTGSKTWITNSPVADICVVWAKCEDGKVRGFILERGMKGLSTPKIEGKFSLRASATGMIIMDEVEVPEENLLPKVSGLAGPFGCLNNARYGIAWGALGAAEFCFHAARQYTLDRIQFGVPLARNQLIQKKMADMLTEIAIGLQSCLQLGRLIDEKKAAPEMISMLKRNSCGKALDIARQARDMLGGNGIADEYHIIRHVMNLEAVNTYEGTHDIHALILGRAITGLQSFTVDK encoded by the exons ATGGCATTAAGGAGTGTGAGTCGCCTGCTTGTGAACAGCCAGAGATGTGTCCTCTTTACAGCTTCCAGATCACAGAAAACTTCTGCAGCTTCTCCATGGG AGAAGTCTGGCGAAAAGAAGCAAGTGAAAACAG CTAAAGCACAGTTTAACTGGCGGGATGCTTTGGACCTGGAAGGTCTCCTGACGGAGGAGGAGGTCATGATTCGTGACTCCTTTCGCACCTACTGCCAGGAGAAACTCATGCCGCGCATCCTGATGGCCAACAGAAATGAAG TTTTCCATCGTGAGATTGTGTCTGAGATGGGGGAACTTGGTGTTTTGGGGCCCACCATTAAAG GTTACGGTTGTGCTGGCACAAGTTACGTGGCGTACGGTCTCATCGCGCGTGAGGTGGAGCGAGTGGACAGCGGCTATCGCTCGGTCATGAGTGTGCAGTCCTCGCTGGTCATGCACCCCATCAATGCTTACGGCACAGAGGAACAGAAGGAGAAATACCTGCCCAGGCTGG CTCGAGGAGAGATTCTAGGTTGTTTTGGATTGACAGAACCAAACCACGGCAGTGACCCGGGCAGCATGGAGACCAGGGCCAAATACAACCCGTCCAGTCGTACCTTCACCCTCACCGGCTCCAAGACATG GATTACCAACTCACCAGTGGCTGACATCTGTGTGGTTTGGGCCAAATGCGAGGATGGGAAGGTACGTGGCTTCATCTTGGAGCGTGGCATGAAGGGTCTGTCCACCCCTAAGATCGAAGGCAAGTTCTCCCTGCGGGCTTCAGCCACGGGCATGATCATCATGGACGAGGTGGAAGTGCCAGAGGAAAACCTGCTGCCCAAAGTTTCAGGACTGGCA GGTCCATTCGGGTGTCTGAATAATGCTCGTTATGGTATTGCTTGGGGGGCTCTGGGAGCCGCAGAGTTTTGTTTCCACGCCGCACGACAGTACACACTGGACAG AATCCAGTTCGGAGTTCCTCTAGCCAGAAACCAGCTGATCCAGAAGAAGATGGCAGACATGTTAACAGAGATCGCCATCGGCCTACAGTCGTGTCTTCAACTGGGCCGACTGATAGATGAGAAGAA AGCGGCACCAGAGATGATATCTATGCTGAAGAGGAACTCCTGCGGTAAAGCCCTGGATATCGCTAGACAAGCCCGAGATATGCTGGGAGGAAACGGCATCGCAGACGAGTATCACATCATTCGTCACGTCATGAACCTGGAAGCCGTCAACACTTATGAAG GTACCCATGATATCCATGCCCTGATCCTGGGCAGAGCCATCACTGGACTGCAGTCTTTCACGGTGGACAAATGA
- the LOC127954496 gene encoding probable serine/threonine-protein kinase ireA produces MEHQHAEFVDTHYETLLQIVTSVMPIADKLYESKKLTWQAYSKITKATSKKNQMRELLNTVKSGGPAVKSAFYKVLQEIKPDVIQELEGPSSPTDHEKQVTENTIIRWNLSSIKYKSQIKELLIDSSRKKVGNLYFSRNNKYIIGSGGSGTVYLGMKEDGTEVAIKRITKDQQKSKCFENELKHLRDLNLESKNIVRYVDLAEDEDFYYLALQLCEYDMEDYMENLRQQEQKDKDATLRKIVKEILLGLQVLHRADVIHRDIKPGNVLIDSGKNARLADFGLSRKLEEGRSTVHTARAGTQGWEATEILNQKDAVYKKSSDIQVAGMLVYYILSDGKHPFGDVKDREENIKKGQYSLEDLQDIVAKDLIEWMINIEPAERLTIDEVLRHPYFWDNDSKDTVLRKLGDRPEIQNYETLAKLRKLYIEKGLTEETEATAALTIVEAFSELKIENEKKQNDIVTIVGEDLKNLWKLFNAAEKVTEGKCFSNWQSELSEIWKDINKKLPEDILGLLRVLRNKLVHANVGNEFEKKKIFDLFPDFFISLHRVAKILSWKY; encoded by the exons ATGGAACATCAGC ATGCTGAGTTCGTGGACACACACTATGAAACTCTCCTTCAGATAGTTACATCTGTGATGCCCATCGCCGATAAGCTGTATGAAAGCAAAAAGCTTACCTGGCAAGCTTATTCGAAGATCACAAAggccacatctaaaaaaaaccaAATGAGAGAGCTCCTAAACACTGTGAAATCTGGAGGACCTGCCGTAAAATCTGCTTTTTACAAAGTACTGCAAGAAATCAAGCCTGATGTCATTCAAGAACTTGAAG GGCCATCATCACCGACAGATCATGAAAAACAGGTCACTGAGAACACTATCATCAGGTGGAACCTATCCTCAATAAAGTACAAGAGTCAAATAAAGGAGCTCTTGATTGATTCCTCCAGGAAAAAAGTCGGGAACCTTTATTTTTCTAgaaacaataaatacattattgGCTCTGGAGGAAGTGGGACAGTGTATCTCGGCATGAAGGAAGATGGCACTGAGGTAGCCATTAAACGAATAACCAAGGACCAACAGAAaagcaaatgctttgaaaatgaactaAAGCATCTACGAGATTTGAATCTTGAGAGCAAGAACATTGTCAGGTACGTGGACTTAGCTGAGGATGAAGACTTTTATTATCTTGCACTACAGCTTTGTGAATATGATATGGAGGATTACATGGAAAATCTTCGTCAGCAAGAACAAAAAGACAAAGACGCCACTTTGAGAAAAATAGTGAAGGAGATTCTTCTAGGCCTTCAAGTGCTTCACCGTGCTGATGTGATACATCGCGATATAAAGCCTGGAAATGTTTTGATAG ATTCAGGAAAAAATGCGAGGCTGGCCGACTTTGGCTTAAGTCGCAAACTGGAGGAGGGCAGAAGCACAGTGCATACTGCTAGAGCTGGCACACAAGGATGGGAAGCTACCGAGATCCTGAACCAAAAAGATGCAGTTTACAAGAAGAGCTCAGACATCCAG GTTGCTGGGATGTTAGTGTACTACATCCTCTCTGACGGGAAACATCCTTTCGGGGACGTAAAGGATCGTGAGGAGAACATCAAGAAAGGGCAATACTCTCTTGAAGATTTACAAGATATAGTAGCAAAGGATCTCATAGAATGGATGATCAACATTGAGCCAGCAGAGAGACTGACCATTGATGAGGTCCTACGACACCCTTATTTCTGGGATAATGACAG cAAAGACACAGTCCTTAGGAAGCTGGGTGATAGGCCTGAAATCCAGAACTACGAGACTTTAGCAAAACTTCGCAAACTCTACATAGAAAAAGGACTCACAGAGGAAACAGAGGCGACAGCAGCGCTGACCATTGTTGAGGCCTTCAGTGAACTGAAAATAGAGAATGAAAAGAA GCAAAATGACATTGTTACAATAGTGGGTGAGGATTTAAAAAACCTTTGGAAGCTCTTCAACGCTGCAGAGAAGGTCACAGAGGGAAAATGCTTTTCTAATTGGCAATCAGAG ctTTCAGAAATATGGAAAGACATTAACAAAAAGCTTCCAGAGGACATTCTTGGCCTGCTGCGTGTTTTGCGCAACAAATTGGTGCATGC AAATGttggaaatgagtttgaaaagaAGAAGATTTTTGACCTCTTCCCGGACTTTTTCATCAGTTTACACAGAGTGGCTAAAATCTTGAGCTGGAAATACTGA